A stretch of the Deltaproteobacteria bacterium genome encodes the following:
- a CDS encoding hemolysin family protein — MDDAPLTYNLILIVLLLFLSGFFCLSEGSLFSLGRHQRERLKKEGTKSAGLIEKLLKEPYKLIVTILFADEVVNVAYSSVVGLTVKRLLGGVSEGYVTIISIAIASPSLLLLGEIGPKTLGVKYPRLIAKAISYPLHVFHVLITPVRWILVVLSIGFTRILGGKIEYEHTKGFTPEEVKTLVGMGSEEGVITEIEKKLVGSLFKLEDVPAYKIMTPSIDCVLLPVNLSRKDAVYEIKKRGFSRTPVYKGDKNNVVGVLYAKDLLSFELSDETTIENYLKPPYFIPRTKMAFDLLKEFQQERKHIAIVVDEYGRLDGIVTMEDILEELFGEIEDERRVVKKAEVRWDGESLIIPGSMKIDEFNDTFLFTVLRFGGLENLGNDIEQSVVPVEEDHETIAGFIFDIFGKFPEEGDSVSHGSLVFLVNRVSGKRITEIKVQRMQEEVADVA, encoded by the coding sequence ATGGACGACGCACCTTTAACCTATAACCTTATATTAATAGTGCTCCTACTTTTTCTGTCGGGCTTCTTCTGCCTGTCCGAGGGCTCACTTTTTTCGTTAGGCAGACACCAGCGCGAAAGGCTCAAGAAAGAGGGAACAAAAAGCGCTGGCCTCATTGAGAAGCTTCTAAAAGAGCCGTACAAGCTTATAGTTACCATTCTATTCGCCGATGAAGTGGTGAATGTCGCGTACTCAAGCGTTGTCGGCTTGACGGTGAAAAGGCTTTTGGGGGGGGTTTCCGAGGGATATGTAACCATCATTTCGATAGCGATCGCTTCTCCGAGCCTCCTTCTTCTGGGTGAAATCGGACCCAAGACCCTGGGAGTAAAGTATCCGAGATTAATCGCCAAGGCTATTTCATATCCGCTTCATGTTTTCCACGTTTTGATTACTCCCGTCAGATGGATTCTTGTAGTACTTTCAATCGGATTCACCAGGATTCTGGGCGGGAAGATAGAGTACGAGCACACCAAAGGGTTCACCCCCGAAGAGGTAAAAACCCTCGTAGGCATGGGCAGCGAAGAGGGTGTGATAACCGAGATAGAGAAGAAGCTCGTCGGTAGCCTGTTCAAACTGGAAGACGTGCCGGCGTATAAAATTATGACGCCGAGCATAGACTGCGTTTTGCTCCCGGTTAACCTTTCACGAAAAGACGCTGTATATGAAATTAAAAAACGCGGGTTCTCAAGAACCCCGGTTTACAAAGGCGACAAGAACAATGTAGTCGGCGTACTGTACGCTAAAGATCTCCTCTCCTTTGAGCTGTCAGATGAGACGACTATAGAAAATTATTTAAAGCCCCCCTATTTTATACCGCGCACCAAAATGGCTTTTGACCTTCTTAAGGAGTTTCAGCAGGAGCGCAAACATATCGCTATTGTAGTTGATGAGTACGGGCGGCTGGACGGAATTGTAACTATGGAGGATATACTCGAGGAGCTGTTCGGCGAGATCGAGGATGAAAGAAGAGTGGTGAAGAAGGCGGAAGTCAGGTGGGACGGGGAGTCGCTGATAATACCGGGGAGCATGAAGATCGACGAGTTCAACGACACTTTTCTGTTTACTGTGCTCAGGTTCGGCGGGCTTGAAAATCTGGGGAATGACATCGAGCAGTCTGTCGTTCCCGTCGAAGAGGACCACGAAACGATTGCCGGATTCATTTTCGATATATTCGGCAAATTCCCGGAGGAAGGGGACAGTGTATCGCACGGGAGCCTTGTTTTTCTGGTCAACAGAGTCTCGGGGAAAAGGATAACCGAGATCAAGGTTCAAAGAATGCAGGAAGAGGTAGCCGATGTCGCTTGA